The DNA region AGGATCGCCGGATCGATCATGTCCTCCCGGTTGGAGGCGCCGATCACGATCACGTTGTCCAGGCCCTCGACGCCGTCGATCTCGCTCAGCAGCTGCGGCACGATGGTGTTCTCCACGTCAGAGGACACCCCGGAGCCACGGACCCGGAACAGCGAGTCCATCTCGTCGAAGAAGACGATCACCGGCATCCCGTCGGTCGCCTTCTCCCGAGCCCGCTGGAACACAAGCCGGATGTGCCGCTCGGTCTCGCCGACGTACTTGTTCAGCAGCTCGGGGCCTTTGATGTTGAGGAAGAAGCTGCGTCCCTCCCGGCCTGTCCGCTCGCTGACCTTCTGCGCCAGTGAGTTGGCCACGGCCTTGGCGATCAGCGTCTTGCCGCAGCCGGGCGGACCGTAGAGCAGGATGCCCTTGGGCGGCTTGAGTTGGTGCTCGGCAAACAGCTCCTTGTGCAGGAACGGCAGCTCCACCGCGTCGCGGATCGCCTCGATCTGGGGGCCCAGCCCGCCGATCACCGAATAGTCGAGGTCAGGCACCTCTTCCAGCACCAGCTCCTCGACGTCCAGCTTGGGCACCCGTTCGAATGCGAACCCGACCCGGCGGTCGACGAGCAAAGAGTCACCGGAACGGATCGGCCGGTCACCACCACGCAGCTGGGCCGCGAGCCGGACCACCTGCTCCTCGTCGCCGTGTCCGATCACCAGCGCCCGCTCGCCGTCCTCGAGGACTTCCTTGAGCAGCACGATCTCGCCGACGTCGGTGAACTCCTGCACCCCGACGACGTTGAGCGCCTCGTTGATGACCAACTCACGACCCGGTTCGAGGCCGCTCAGATCAACGTCGGGGCTGACACTGACCCGCATCTTGCGGCCTGAGGTGTAGATGTCGGCAGTGCCGTCGGGACCCTCCGCCACGAAGACGCCGAAGCTGGCGGGCGGCTGGGCGAGCCGGTCGACCTCCGCCTTCAAGGCGATGATCTGTTCCCTGGCGTCGCGCAGCGTCGCGGCGAGCCGTTCGTTGTTCGCAGCTGTGGTCCGTGCCTCGGAACGGGCATCGGCCAGGCGTCGCTCCAGGACAGCAATGTCGTGTGGATAGCTGGCTGCACGGTCACGCATCCGGTCGAGCTCCTCGCGCAGGATCGCCAGGGTCGACTCACGGTCATCGGGACGGTCGGTCGATGTCATCTGAACACCTCCTAGGTCTTCGACCCTACCCGCGGTCACCTCGTGGACCGGTGTAATCGTCGCCATACGCGCCGGGCGCCGGTCGTCTTCTGCGTGCCGGGGCGACCACCCCGGGCGCCAGCCGGCGGGCGATCACCAGGAATCCGGTGTGTCCGACCATCGCGTGCTGCGGCCGTACGGCCAGTCCTTCGGCGTGCCAGCCGCGCACCAGGGACTCTGTCGCCTCGGGCTCGGTGAAGCCGGTGTGCACTCGGATCGTCTCCACCATCCGCGCCAGCTGGGTGGTGGTGGCGACGTACGCGCACAGCACCCCGCCCGGCACCAACGCCTCGGCTGCGACCTCGACGCACTCCCAGGGGGCGAGCATGTCGAGGACGATCCGGTCGATGTCGCCCGGCGGGTCGGACTGGAGGCCCTCGACCAGATCCTGGACGCGCAGGTCCCAGCCCGGATGCGGTCGCCCGAGGAAGTTCTCCACGTTCTTGCGCGCGATGGCCGCAAAGTCGGCGCGTCTCTCGTAGGAGATCAGCCGGCCGGTCGGCCCGATCGCCCGCAACAGCGACAGAGTCAGCGCCCCCGAGCCGACGCCGGCCTCGATCACCCGGGCGCCGGGAAAGATGTCCGCCCCGCCGACGATCTGTGCCGCGTCCTTCGGATAGACCACCGCCGCACCCCGGGGCATGGTGACGGTCCATTCGGCCAGCAGCGGCCGCAGCGCCAAGTAGGGCGTGCCGCCCGCGGAGTGCACCACCACCCCGTCCGGTCCGCCGATCAGGTCATCGTGGGCGATCCCGCCCTTGGTGGTGTGGAAGGCACCGCCGACCACCAGCAGGATCGAGTGTCGCCGTCCCTTGGCATCGGAAAGGGTGACCCGTTCCCCCGCCCGCAGGGGCCCGGTGCCGACACCCGCGTAATTCCGTGGATCCAGCTCAGACACGGGCGAGCCCCCATACGCCCAGCTGCCAGCCAGGGCCGAAGGAGTTGGCCGGCGCCTCCACTCCCGGGGCTGCGAACAGATGCTCGTCGGACTGGCTCATCGGCAACAGCACACGGTCGCCGGCCGCCTGGCGTTGCAGGCTGGCCATGCCGTGTGCCTGGTCCGCTTCGCCGCTGCTCGCCTGATAGGTGCGTTCGAGGTTCGCGACCGTGCCGGCGCTGGCCGGCGGCGGAGCATCGAGGTAGGGCTGCAGCCAGGCCAGCCCCGTCGAGGTCCAGGCCTTCCGATCGAGCACGATCAGATCGGCGCCGGGGTCAGTGGTCGAGTCGACGGTGCGGAGCCGGACACTGAGCCCTCCGGTGTCCTCCAGCCGAGTCCGGATCTGGGTGGCGATGTCGCGGCCATCGGGCATGGTGGCGTCGTAGCCGAGGGTCAGCTGAATGCGGTTCGACCAGGTGACCTTCGGCTTTGCGCTGCCGCCGACCGGAAAGGCGCTGATGTGGTTCGGAATCCCGTTCGGCACCACCGAGTCCAGGGTGCGATCGCCCTGCAGAGCGACGGCGACCGCACTGCGCAAGGCGGGAGTGCGCCGATGCCGCGAGGTCGGCGACCAGGCGAGCATCAGCACCCGTGTGCCCGTCTGGGTCTGCATCCGATAGCCGTCTTCGGTCGTGTTCTGCTC from Microlunatus phosphovorus NM-1 includes:
- the arc gene encoding proteasome ATPase, coding for MTSTDRPDDRESTLAILREELDRMRDRAASYPHDIAVLERRLADARSEARTTAANNERLAATLRDAREQIIALKAEVDRLAQPPASFGVFVAEGPDGTADIYTSGRKMRVSVSPDVDLSGLEPGRELVINEALNVVGVQEFTDVGEIVLLKEVLEDGERALVIGHGDEEQVVRLAAQLRGGDRPIRSGDSLLVDRRVGFAFERVPKLDVEELVLEEVPDLDYSVIGGLGPQIEAIRDAVELPFLHKELFAEHQLKPPKGILLYGPPGCGKTLIAKAVANSLAQKVSERTGREGRSFFLNIKGPELLNKYVGETERHIRLVFQRAREKATDGMPVIVFFDEMDSLFRVRGSGVSSDVENTIVPQLLSEIDGVEGLDNVIVIGASNREDMIDPAILRPGRLDVKIKIERPDAEAAREIFSKYLTAELPIHPEDLDEFAGDSAATVRGMIERTVERMYEETDENQFLEVTYAGGDKEILYFKDFNSGAMIQNIVDRAKKSAIKDYLDTGVKGVRIGHLMQACLDEFGENEDLPNTTNPDDWAKISGKKGERIVFIRTLISSKKGTQPGRSIDTVSNTGQYL